CAGATAGAACTTCCACGGTCTGAAAAAAAACTGAGATTTAAAATCGCCTCACAGCATTCttccaaagaaaaaacaaatggtTTTCACTGGGACAACGCCATTGAAGCTCGCGAGACATTAAACCATGCGAACTCTTTTCTAACAATCAAGATGTATGTACATACACTGACCTCTGTTAAGAGCTGTAGAATTTTTTGTGGTGTTGACGTGTCATCTCCAAATGGGTTTTCATCTCCACCTCGCATTCGCCGAATTAACTGTGCAAGCATATCATATCAACTCAAGAAAATTCATGTACATacttaaatttaaaatcaattctTCTTGAAAAATTGGAAGGACACACAAATACTTCCAAATGCTAGACTGAACTTAATACCTTTTCCCCAGTTGGAGAATAGAGTGAATAACTGATCATCTAAAGAAAGACAAACCTTGAGAGCGGAAAGGACAAGTGGTGGTATCGTAAGAGGTAGACGCTTAGGTCCTCCAGTCAGGATGTGCTTCCTAATTCTGAAAATTATCTGTAGTTGGGCATATGAATTAGAAATTGCAGATAAGGTCACCTAGCAAtgtatcaaatataaatatatacacacCTTAGACATTTCTTCTGGGTCATCATTGTAGAGAAAGTGAACCAACCGTGCGACAGAGTTCTGCTCTTCCTGGAAatcttcttcatcaatctaGAACTCAGTATAGAAACCATGTCGGGTACAAGAACAGGTAAGTTATCGAAAGAAAAATTACCCTTTCAGGTGACTATAATACTGTGAACACGAATACAATAAGGATTGATCAAATATATGATTTAGTACCTCATCATTATCAGTTAGCCCGTCGAAATCCTTGATAAGTCCCTTTATCAGTTCAAACAATGCGTCAACCTGCAACACGCAATAAAGAAACGTCAAATCAATAGAGAATGCTGAAAGAAGAagttaaataatagaaaagcaCACCTCATCAGCCGTAGCAATGCGAGTATTGTTTTTCAAAATGCTCTGAATTATGATAATTGCCATTGCTTTGTTTGTATCGTGGTCAAGGTATTCCATTACTCGAGGATAGTTTGTAAGCTTCAAAATAGTTACAACATCATTAAACTTCTCCAATGGAGCGCTAAGAAATGCAACGATCTGTTTTGATGCCTTGTCATCACAAAGTTTTCCTGTGGCGGAGAGTTGGCTAACACAAGATCCctaaagaaaatttgaaaaggGAGACAACAACGTGTATTAGCAACTTAAAGAACTGATTAAATAGACACAAAACGtaattattaataaacttaACACGCTTATACATGCTCGGaaggttttataccaaaacctTGGTCCACATAGTCTAGACGATCGGAATGGACATGGAGAGTGAATTTCAGAAGAAACAAATATAATGTTACAGATGCTGAGGCTGGCAAGTCCACCTGGGCTTCTACAACCTGAATCATATATAAGATATAGACTCAGTCAACTGCTTATGAAATAACCATAAAGAGATTATCAATGTAATACGACCAGAGGGAACTAGCATAAAAATTACACTGTTTAAGAGCTAAACCTTCATAACAATACCACGGAGATAAAGCTAGAATTTGTAGCTATTCTCTAATACTAGACGCCCTCATGACAAAACTCAGGTTTAAGTGTTAAGTTCCTTTAACTTCATGATTAGATGCAGGATTTACCTTCCCAATGGCATGATTCAACTTTGAAAAGGCATCTACTTGCAGGAAATTAGGCAATGCTTCCACACTAGATGCAGCATAGTTGGATAGCCTTTCCATTAGACCCGAAAGGACCGTCTTGATATCAACAGATGGctgaaaaacaaaaatgatgaaaagaaaTTTATGTTCTGATGGGATAAGGTTTTTTTAGAAGTATTATCTTTTATCAAGTACTGCATATAAAAGAAGAAAGTGTGGGTTTATAAGAAGTACCTGAAGTTGTGGACAAGCACCTAATAATACATCGAGAGTTTGAAGGTGAAAGTCATCAGGAAAAACTTGAATAATGCAATCCATTAGGTAGCACTGTGCAAGTTCATCCTTGCAGTTGACAACCTATTACAACAGTGATGCATAATTCATTTCCACCAACAAGTAGACGGAAACTTGGATACTGAACCTAtccaaagaaagagaaaaaccaCACCTGCTCCAGGATTCTAGGAAGAACAGTATCTCTGTAGACTACAAGGTCAACACCTTCCAACTGACCCAATATATGAAGGTTCTTTCCAACCTAATCAGCAGTCAAGAGAAGAACTTCAGCAAATAGTAATAACCATTACTTGAAAATCTCTAGATGAGAAAAATCAGCTACAAGATACTGTCATTACAAGATCCCGTAGTTCATTCCTTTCTTTTTCCCGTTTCTCCTTCTCTCGAGTAGGTCCCTAGACACAAGAAAGCCTCCACTCAGATTCAATTAAGTAGGGAAAATTCAGAAAGAGTAGACACAAGCATGATCAGACATTGGAACCATGTTCAGTAGTCAGTACATACAATGCGGAATCTGAGGGAAAGAAAAATAACCTGATGTTGCATTCGAACCCATAGTTTGTTCATCTCAGTAAAATTTTGAAGCACGAACTCTAAAGCATCCATGTGTGTTTCGGTATCTCTGGAGAGAATTAACAAATCATTTGTCTCTTTAAATATGTCTTAAAATAGCAAAAATCATTCAACATCATGTTGAAAGAGAATTTAATTCGTGAGGCTTTACCCTTCCAACTCTGAACCAATGCTAGGTAACTTATCCCTAGTGACTTGAGCAAGGTAACTTCTCAAGAAGAGACCACGCAAGGGATGTTGAACAGCGCGGCACATTTCAACAAGATCCTTTAATATATCCTTAGCAGCAACGTCCTTGGATTTGATATATACAGATCCTATAGTACAGAGAAGATACCTGATATCCAAATtgattattatacattaaaaaaCAGAGAAGGCAAAGcacaatgtatatatatactctgAGAATGAGATGCAAGCTTACAATCTTGGCAAAATGTTACCGGCGTGCTGAACAAGCTCGTAAAGCTCAGCAATGGAGCAACCACGCGCAGTCTCATCCCTAAAGAACATCTCCAAACTCCTCAGCTCATCAGAAGCTCGAATATCTGATCAAATCAGATCGGCACAAGAGTTATTCTCCCAAATTCGAAAAAATGTGAGTCGGaagaagatagatagatagCGACTCACAGAGTTCGTAGTATTTATGAGGAGAAAGCTTGGAAGTACGAAGCTCGCCGAGCATCTGAGCAGAGAACTTAAGCGCGTCTTTGAGATTGTTGGAGTCCTGCGAGAACAATTATTGCAAAAACGGATCCAGAAGTTAGGGGTGTTCCGATGCGATTTCCGATTCGGAAAAattgagtgaagaagaagagaggggGAGATGGATACGATCGCGCGCTGCATGTAGAAAGCATTTTGTTTAACGGCGGATGTGGCGGCAGCGAGCCACTTCTCATCGTCGTCGGCGATCATTCTGTTTCAGTTGTAACTTTACAGAGAAGAGTCTCAATTTTGACCCAATAATATAAAGTCTCTCCGCATTAAATTGTTCTATCTTCATTATCATCCATTTGCCAAAACACtttttaatttagttacataatgacaattaaaataattcatattttaaaaaaaattcaacaaaatacatttgaatattttctatatatttattaaattactatttgttaatactaatatataaatgatacaTTTTAgaataactaaaattattagattactattaatttaaaattattgaaaatagtTAATCAAAAATGATGatcttataattaaattaagtttTATGAATATGTGCGAAAACTAAAAAGATCTATAGATTGAAAACAAGAGGGGAATATATACCATCAAAAATTTAGTATCATTCACTGATTCAAAAGTAggtaaaaatttcaattttctcATTTAAGTTAACATCACTCTCCTCTTTAGTAGAGGTGTCAACTGGGCGGGCTGACCATGGGCTAGCCCAGTCCAATTCATTTTGGGCGGGCTATGGACATGCTCAATTAATAAATGGTCCAACTGGACAAAAGACCAATTGGTACACGGTCTAATTGGGCGAAGACCAAATGGACAATGGGTGTCCATGGGcttcttaaaatataatttcatgagtttaataaaaaaaacataactttacaatttaactaaaaaaacagttttatcgttaaaataaaaaattaatgattttgacgGAAAACGTAATTCacagttttgacggaaaaatgtatttcataAATTTGGCaggaaaatttaatttttcggttttggcggaaacacacacaatttctcggttttggcgggaaaacgcaatttctcagattttggcggaaaacgtaatttctcggttttagcgggaaaatgcaAATTTGCGGTTTTAGcgagaaaacacaatttttcgattttggcggaaaacgcaatttcttggattttgacgggaaaatacaatttttcggttttggcggaaaaatgtaatttctcagattttgacgggaaaatacaatttctcggttttggcgggaaaacacaatttctcggttttggcgggaaaacacaatttctcggttttggtggaaaaacgcaatttctcggttttggcgggaaaacgcaatttcccggttttggcgggaaaacacaatttctcttCTTCATGGAATCCACGATCCGCCCAACTGCCTATTAAATAGTCATCACGTCTGTTCTTGTTGGGTTGTTCAAAGGCAAAGTCTGGATAATACTGATCTGGGGATGTGGAGTAGTCTACTGGTTTCCTCCCGTTGAGCGACGTTGGATAGCTTTCATCGGTCGTTGGTGACTCATatgaatcgatcgatgtgacagtgtgagtgtcgatcgattccgagtactcagtttcgtactctgctccacaatggcatgctgcaatgtagccaagCTCATTCCCAATCTCCACGACGTTGACAtgttgtctcacaactcgaaCTAGGTCATAGTGTACGTCTGGATCTATCAGTGTCAAACACAATCTAttggtgttcatgtcacatacagctcctactgtagctaggaaatctcttccaagcagaagtgaagagttccagttaagcttgatgtccaggacatgaaaaCTACTAGGACAAGGggattaccaatctgtacctcaaggtttcttatgatgcctcctgagctcctttctgaaaggtccacgaaagtgaaagattctgatgaaggctctattttcagacccaACTGGTTTGCCATAACCTTTGGTAGGatactgactgatgctcctgtgtcacaaagtgcatggggaaattcaataccTTTTACCatacatggtattgcaaacttcccaggat
The Brassica napus cultivar Da-Ae chromosome A1, Da-Ae, whole genome shotgun sequence DNA segment above includes these coding regions:
- the LOC125606930 gene encoding vacuolar protein sorting-associated protein 35C-like isoform X2, with the protein product MIADDDEKWLAAATSAVKQNAFYMQRAIDSNNLKDALKFSAQMLGELRTSKLSPHKYYELYIRASDELRSLEMFFRDETARGCSIAELYELVQHAGNILPRLYLLCTIGSVYIKSKDVAAKDILKDLVEMCRAVQHPLRGLFLRSYLAQVTRDKLPSIGSELEGDTETHMDALEFVLQNFTEMNKLWVRMQHQGPTREKEKREKERNELRDLVGKNLHILGQLEGVDLVVYRDTVLPRILEQVVNCKDELAQCYLMDCIIQVFPDDFHLQTLDVLLGACPQLQPSVDIKTVLSGLMERLSNYAASSVEALPNFLQVDAFSKLNHAIGKVVEAQVDLPASASVTLYLFLLKFTLHVHSDRLDYVDQGFGIKPSEHGSCVSQLSATGKLCDDKASKQIVAFLSAPLEKFNDVVTILKLTNYPRVMEYLDHDTNKAMAIIIIQSILKNNTRIATADEVDALFELIKGLIKDFDGLTDNDEIDEEDFQEEQNSVARLVHFLYNDDPEEMSKIIFRIRKHILTGGPKRLPLTIPPLVLSALKLIRRMRGGDENPFGDDTSTPQKILQLLTETVEVLSDASASELALRLYLQCAQAANDCELETVAYEFFTKAYLLYEEEISDSKAQVTALRLIIGTLQRMRVFNVENRDILTHKATGYSVKLLKKPDQCRAVYECAHLYWAEEGENLKDGESTIVLCLKRAQKIADAVQKMANASRGASSTGSVSLYVELLNKYLYFLEKGNPQVTGETIQSLAELIRSETKKAESGAGTFITSTLRYMEFQRQQEDGGMSEKYQKIKMEWFE
- the LOC125606930 gene encoding vacuolar protein sorting-associated protein 35C-like isoform X1; this translates as MIADDDEKWLAAATSAVKQNAFYMQRAIDSNNLKDALKFSAQMLGELRTSKLSPHKYYELYIRASDELRSLEMFFRDETARGCSIAELYELVQHAGNILPRLYLLCTIGSVYIKSKDVAAKDILKDLVEMCRAVQHPLRGLFLRSYLAQVTRDKLPSIGSELEGDTETHMDALEFVLQNFTEMNKLWVRMQHQGPTREKEKREKERNELRDLVGKNLHILGQLEGVDLVVYRDTVLPRILEQVVNCKDELAQCYLMDCIIQVFPDDFHLQTLDVLLGACPQLQPSVDIKTVLSGLMERLSNYAASSVEALPNFLQVDAFSKLNHAIGKVVEAQVDLPASASVTLYLFLLKFTLHVHSDRLDYVDQGFGIKPSEHGSCVSQLSATGKLCDDKASKQIVAFLSAPLEKFNDVVTILKLTNYPRVMEYLDHDTNKAMAIIIIQSILKNNTRIATADEVDALFELIKGLIKDFDGLTDNDEIDEEDFQEEQNSVARLVHFLYNDDPEEMSKIIFRIRKHILTGGPKRLPLTIPPLVLSALKLIRRMRGGDENPFGDDTSTPQKILQLLTETVEVLSDASASELALRLYLQCAQAANDCELETVAYEFFTKAYLLYEEEISDSKAQVTALRLIIGTLQRMRVFNVENRDILTHKATGYSVKLLKKPDQCRAVYECAHLYWAEEGENLKDGERVVLRAGNFN